The stretch of DNA CATAGAATTACCATTAAGAACAAATAAGATAGCTTGGCAAACTTCATCTGAAACAACACTCCCGTGGTTCTGATAAAAACACGGGTCCAAACCCATCTAAACCAAGAGATTTTAAAGGTGTCATTTGCTTCACAGCCTCTTCCACCTCCACTCTAGTGAAGCTCCTTGAGATTCTTTCATTCATATCTGTTGTGACCCTTGTTTCAAGTCCCATAACACACTCCTCAATATCTTATCTACTTGGGTTTGTTGTCTGAAACAACTTTTCAATATAACTTCTGAAagttttctcaatttctttatGCCCACTGACCATTTTGTTGCTTTCATTTTTCACTTCTTTTATTAGGTTCCTTTTTCTCCTTTGATTAGTACAAACATGGAAATATTTAGTGTTTCTACCTCCAAGCTTGTACCAATTTCTTTTGGCATTAAACTCAACTCTTCTTTCACTCTCCTTATCTCATCAACATTGCTTACcgttttacttatcaaaaaaaaaaaacattgcttCTACTTTCTTCAGCTTGTAATCTTTGcagtagttttgttttttcttctatctccatccctcccccccccccccccccccccccccccccccccccccccccccccctcccctattttttcttttcagtttacTACACTTCTGAAAAGCTTCTTTACTTCTGTTTAATAAACCAACCACATTGCTAGAGGGTTCCCTTCCAGCTTCTTCCCTCTTCCATACTTCCTTTAAAAATAGCTCGCAATCCTCTTCAAGAGCCCAATTGGCTTCATACTTAAAAGCTTTCCTTTTATCCcatcttttttccctttcctttagCAAGTGAACTAGCAGTGGCTTATGGTCAGAAGTTCTAGCCACCATTACTTCCACCCACAACTCCTTATACACATCTAACCATTTAGGATTTGCCACTGCCCTATCTAACTTTTCCTTAGTGAAGGTTTCATCACCATGTAAACTTGTCACCCTTCCAACCTAAGTCATAAAGGTTCCCTTCATTTAAAACTTCCCTAAATAGTTCCATTTGTCATTCTGGTCTTGCTCTTCCCCCAAGCTTCTCATCATtaatgaggatttcattaaaatcccccacTATGCACCACCCTTCAAACTCCTAAGGCTTGAAAGATTTCAACAAAAGCCATGAATCCTTCTTCTTAATAGTTTCAGGCCACCCATAGAATAGAAACAGGTAAACAACAATCTCGTTTCTACTTCTTCATCTAAAACCCAAGCATTTATGTTTATTTGGGAGTAATTCACTATATCAATTCCCACATTAGAGTTCCATAGTAGAACCATTCCACCCCTTTTTCCCACTGAGTCTACAACAAAACAGCTCTCACAGTGTAACCTCTTCTTCAAACTTTCAATCCTTCTTAATCTTAGTTTCCATAATGAAAActaaattgagtttattttcttctttgccAAATTGCAGAGATCTTGAATTGTTCGAGGATTCCCCaaccctcggcagttccaacttaagattttcataatgTTTGGTGGGGCTAACACTTGGCCTCCGCCAGTATAACATCTCTATGTTCTGCATTTTTTCCACTGCTCCACTTCCCTCTCTTCTTTATCTTGCCATTCACACCTTCATCAAAATCACCACATCCACTCCTCTTGTTTGTATCATTGGATAGAACCATCTTGCCCCTCTCTTTTTGATTTTTCCCCTCCCCCTCACACATAATCActtccacaatatttttttgtaaattgttTTCCTCTACTCTTCCATTTATTGACAACTCACTTTCTGAACATCCCCCTTCCCTTTCTTCCCCACCCCTATTGTTTTTAACCTCATCCAcgtctctccctctcaccccctctcctcctttttcttcACTACTCCCCCCACTGTGTGGCAGTTTTACCCCCTCCTTCTTCCACCTACTTCCCTCCTCTTCCCTTCTAGGACTGTTGCTATAGTTCTTAGCCATTCGAATCTAAGTTGCCCTCAAACCATATTCCATATTGATCTTCCTTACCCCCTGAGTTTCCCAGCAGACTACAAAAGCCATTAACTCCATGGACAATGCACTCACAAGAGAAACATATACGCGGCAACTTCTCATAACTAAATGGGATCCAGAGGCTATTACCATTCACCTTTAGTGTTCTTCCTCTTGCTAAGGGTTGTGTCAAGTCTAGATAAATTTGAACTCTCAAGAAGCTACCCCATCCACTCCCATTCTCCTGCACATCCACCTCCTCTACCTTCCCCACCATTCCTCCGATCTGctcccctttttcttttatcatgcAAGATAAGGGCAAATTGTACATCCTCACCCAAAATCTCTCGTAATCAAAATTCACCCGTTGCAATGGAGTATATCCCTCAAATTCCTTTAAAACTAGCAACTGATTATTGAAAAGTCAGGGTCTCCTTGCCCGTACCCTTTGCTTATCAGCTTGATTCTTGAAAATTATAACAGAAACATTCAGATTTACCTCCGTAAATTTAGCTGCCTTGCTTATCCTACATATTTTTGCCATTGTTGACCCCAGAACCTCCCTGCTTATAGCTCTTGTCGAGCACACTTTCCCCACCAAGCTTCTTTGTCCTTTGTTCTTTGTTCTTCAGAGGCATTATTTTCGATCACTATATCTAATATCTCCTCTTCCAGCAACATGAAcctcttccatttttcttccagGTCATCCATTCTTCCTCTTAACTTCACCGTACTCAGACTCTCTTCCACTACAGCTACGTCATTAGAACCTTCTACAGCCAACTGATGTCGAGCCCTACCCCGGAATCTACCTCTCACTTGACACCTTGGACCACCACGAAATTCTCCTCAGTGCCTTGGACCACcctttttatgttataattgtcACCACGTGCCCCTACGCACACTACCACTCCACCCCTTTTtccagagagaaaaagagaggagactAAGATTTTTAGagaattatattataaagtaaatctaagaTATCATATGAACCACTTAAATGGGTTCATAAATGGAAAGCTGTGTAAAATATTGCACATCATGTGATATGGTatgattgaaaatgataaaatactaagactgaaaaatataattttccattGTATAATTATTGCATCTTAAGAAACTGATGGGGCCAAGAGGATTGATATTAAGCAAGTAGGATCACAAATTCTTGGTCTATTGAAAAAGCTGATCACAGGGCACTGCTCTTGTGATAAAAAGCAGTCAATATGAATTACAGCAGAGTATGTGAACTCGGCTTTACCTGCATTCACATGCACATCTTGAAGAAGCAAAAGACCATAAAGGTCCATTCCTCCATGCGAGTCGTACAAAGCTTGTTTGAATGTTCATTCCCTTGTCATTGGCTTAGTTTCCCTCTATGTTTTCATGGCTACCAAGCCAACGTCTTGTTCATGCGGTTTAATTTCATCTATTTATTCAGAATTTTTGTTtacatccaaaacaaaaatacaaccaAATAACTAAGCAAAAACAGAATGCAAAATACaaggaaattttattttattttgctattAAAACGGCACGAACTGAtctcatatatatgaaaatttagttaGAAATCAGAGCACCGACCATTTCGCTCCCAATCGCCGAATCGGGTGGGCTCGGGCCCGCGAGGCCCACCGACTTCACCGGTAGCTTTGTTCACAAAATCGTCatcatcttcgtcttcttcctcttcttgatGATCGTCTTCGCTTTCCTTCTGGATATGATTTTTGGTGGTCTCATCTGCTTGTTGCTTATTGGTGTTTTCGTTAAGTGGTTGCGGCTGCTGAGTAGCTGAGCAGATGAGTCGACTCGCCGAATCGGACACCAACGGGTAGGATTTACTGTTGGATAAGCTCAGTTTGGGAGCGGAGAGAGTGGATATGGATGAGAACAGACGGCCCAGCTTGCTCGCCATTCTTCCTTCTTTGGTCCTCGACTTTGTACAGAGAAAAAGCCCGCTGACGGCTGAacctggggggggggggggggggggtgggtgggagagagagagagagagagagccgcgTCAGGGTTTAAGCTTTGGAAATAATCGGTGCCGTTTAATGCATCGTGGTGCCATATGCACCTGCAACGTGGACGACCGAGACTCTTTTTAGGTGGGAGAAGAATAATATCCCCTAAAATTTCTTCtctctaaaaaagaaaacttctacAGATAAACAGAGAACACAAAATCGTACATATTACGTTACTCAGCACCAcgtcattaattttttttttccaatctctCCCCCCAGCCCCAAGTTCCCCCTGTTCCCAACAGATCCCCCTGCTCCCCGCGTCACCCTGCATTCCGGAATCCCAAACCCAACCCCCATCGGCGCTGTACCATCTCGCCGCCAGTTCGCATCAACGACGCTGTCGCCAGTTGCCATAATATATTGAGATTCTTTGATCCGCTGTTTGGCCATTCAGAAAGCTGTGGGTAAGTAAGACAAATAAGCTAAAAGAGTTGATTGGGTTTTGCCAAGCTGAGGACTTTTTTTGCTTTCTTGGGTCCCCCCAATCAATCAAATATCGAAGGTTTGGAATAGTCAACAATTTTCCTGCTTTGTCTCTGCAACCATATGTTTCTAATTCAATATTATTGATTGTGGAGCCACCATTATCAAAGCCAGTTTTCCGACAACGAAGCTCGGAATTTCACTCGATACATTCTGGATCCGAAGCAAATTCACACACCCTccaaaaatcactttctttttcattaaaaaaacaaacaaaacaaaaatctgggaaagaaaaaagactCACCTTCTAGGAACTGGTGATGAGCTCTGAGGCAAGTAGATCAGATGGGTTTGGGAATTAGGAGTGGTGGAAtcggaagagagagagagagagagttgaggaaGAGATGGGTATGTATCAATAAAATACCTGGCGGTTGGCAGCGACGTCGGTGTAGACGCCGTCGAAGGTAACTGGCGGCGACGCTGGCGTGAGCTCAGATTTGGGGGGTTGGGAacggaggggaggggaggggactCGGGGCCGGGGCACGGTGGAATGCCAGGGGTAGAAATGAAAAACAGCCCTCAAAATACCTTGGATTTAAGTTAAGCTTTTATGGGAGAGATATCGATATGGGTCTGGGCTAATGCTGGGCCTAACACCAAACATCACGTATAAGTAAGAACTGTAAGATAGGCAAGGCCCACTACTTATATTAGCTTAAAAAGtgtctttgaaaaaaatagtaattagcggaatttttagtttttttcacTTCTGTAGAGGGGATGTCTATAAAAACAATAGagatctctaatttttttttttttttaatttggtagTTTTATTATGGCAACAAGAAACAAGAAGAATTAATCAATCACAATGCTAAATAGAGTCTTAGAgtatacaattaaaaaaataaatatgtaaatcttatatttacctaatttttttaaaaaatacatgcgGGATTTATACAGCAtaagactacaaatatcatttcttatcatAAAATGAAAGGCGATAAGAAGATTCTAATTCAAACTCATATATGAACCAAGCAAGGGAGGGGGGCGGGCGTAATGAGTTTAGagttactaattaatataagaaaACCTGATTTAAACTCATTGCCTTATCATAATGAGTTTagattactaattaattaaataaaagtagaGTTATCAAGTTTTcttatatcaaattaatttgataaatgtAGAGctactaattaaatttttaaattcatacttttctaatatattttatctaGAAGTGAAAAGAATACCATCTATAATGTAAAACTTTGTTATACCTATgaatatcataaataaaataaatattagcaAAGAGCAATAGAACCTGCTTTTGCAAAGCAAGTGGTCGCCGGACATGCTTTACTTTATAATTAGTTGATATAAACTTTTAacttgcaaagaaaaaaagtgtctcaaaattctatacatcatactACTATCCCACTTTCATCCCATTACGtatgatgtggcacatttatcaccaataaatgatcatttattgcatgtttctttataatctaatagtaatgaatgtgccacataccacttagtatgatcaaaatagaatgatagtgtggtgtatagcattactccaatattaatatttggcatccaaaaataagtaataaagcATAGtaattgaaagaaaacaagCAAAGTAACAACAAACAATTCAAAGAAATTGTAAGGATATGGGAAATGAAGAGTACCAAAAGTGGATTGCACAAACAAATGGAAAATTGGATACGATATGTATTTAATTTGGTTGTGTGACGCTTGAATCAGTGATTTGAAACGTTTATATCAATCTTAAGTATAGATCATTTGGTTTATTGCTTTGATAATTTGCTTCTTAGTTTGTGTGTTTACAAATATATCTATTGAAGAGTGCCATAATTTTCAATGAACAGATCTTACAACTCAGGCTCAACGTGCATCCAACAGTAGGGACACTCAAAACATTACTGTTTCAGGGTCAGATGTTCCAGCAGCTAGTACCCACAAACGCTACCATGGGAGGGAAAGCTTCTCTTCAACCACAATGGACACCGGTCTCACTCAAgtgttggggtatatgtggagactggttttagagttgaaaaatgtgtttgCTGAAAGCTGGCTCGATAGTTAGCTTGAGCCAAAGTTCGTTAGACATCGCTCGACATACCACTTGAGCAAAGCTCAAGtccgagagttcgctcgagtctcgctcgacactccactCGAGCGAGATGCAAAACTTAGTGTTCGCTCAAGTCCCGCTCGACACCCCACTCGAGCCAAGTTTATTTGAATGTTCGCTCGAGGCGCGCTCGACAAGCCGCTCGAGCAAAGAGAACCAaccattttattgaaaaaatcatGCCCAGTAATTGACCCTTggatataatacattttttttaataagaggaCGGTACTCCAAGTTTATTGAAAGCCCTCACTTGTGAAGGAAGAAAACTGTAGTTACAACCAGACACCTGAggaatacaaataaatataaaatccaaaattcaGGCATCAAAAATAACCAAACACAATGTACAAAACTAAAACACGTACTGGGTAAAAACAGTACAAGACAAAGAGAACCCACcataaacaatataaaaacCTGCAAAAAATACACGTGCAAATGAgaataacaaaacaaatatattacaaaCAACGTACCAAACCAATCAGAATTTAAGGCCCCAGCTCCCTGTTTGGATATAATACATTTGCTGGAAATCAtatgaatgaaattatgaaacaaTCTGTTATGACAACCTGATTTTACGCAATTCATCAAAAGGAGGTACAGACAATTGTATTTCAACTAGATAGATCCTTACATTGATTTTATCTTCTTCCTATCACCTTTCGCAGTTGGGCGAATGCTTCTGATGAATTAGCACCATGGAAGTGCAATTGATCAACATTTTGGATCTAATGTATATCAATTTGCAGAATAACTCTAAAGTATTCTGTTATGGTATTACTTAAAAAAGTTGGAATGTAAAGGAGTTTCGAGGGAAGGATGACAGGAGCAAGTGACTTGGAAGGGATGACTTTCGATCTTTTGGGACTGGAAGAACAGTCCTAGTAAAGGTTGTAATGGAGCGTTGGGGTCCCTACTTCTATTTGTACAAGTCGAATACTTGTATATaaacaaattctataaaattaaattcacaaattaatgtaacttgacgtgatacgttagattgtaaagtaaatctaaaatctcatattgagtcacatcaatttgtaagtttaattttataagatccTTTTATAGATGTAATAATTATACATTGTTTCCATTGTAAAAGGTAATTGTCAATTTGATCAAACCAAACACGTGATAACTTGACACATCaattaaaattgtattttgACGTTTTATAAAACCATATATGATGGATCCAGTTCCAAAATTCGCAAAAatctctgaaaaaaaaaaaaaaagaaatattataatttattcaactcAAAAGAGGTCGGAGCTAGAATTCAGATTCAAGCATGCTGAAATTGAACATAAACGAACTGTACATTATTTCTTAATAACAACCACATGaactaaacttctaaacaactataaataaagaaattgaaCATAATATATGAAAACCTATCCCGACCCCCCACTACTATTGAAGCTACTTCCTGCTTTCTGCAAAACCTTGCAACCTCAAGCAAACGTACTGGCCTTGTGTCTAGAACTGGGAGTTGAGCATCACTTGTGGGCAACCATGAGAAAGAtcaatttacaaataatttctctatACATCGTCTTTCAAATGGTGGGGTGGAAAATTTGAGGTCAGCTATTTCATTACAGTGTATTTGCTGCTGTCTTGCTGCCTCTTGGGAAGATCATGATGCCTCTTAGTAAGATCATCCCGGATCAAAGGGCTAGCAGCAGggcctttttcttctcttacaAGATATTTGTCAACCTGGGCAGCGGCTTGCCGGCCTTCAGATATTGCCCATACCACCAAGGACTGGCCACGCCGGCAATCCCCTGCTGCAAAGACCCCATCCACATTGGTTGAGAAACTGCCATACTCGGCCTTGAAGTTTGATCGAATGTCTGTCTCCAATCCCAACTTTTCTGCTATTATCTGGAAAAGCAAAGAGCAGAATACCACTGAGCAACTGTGTTTAAAAAACATCCAAATCCGGTTCTAAATATCAGCCCAAGATAACTTGGATCAACATTTCCTTGATTCTTATCTAATATTACTAGCCAAAATTTGCTTGTCCTCGAAGACTTTTACTCCAGGAAAGGAACTCAACTTGGTCACTTGTTTCATTCTACAGAGGAATTGTAAGGGCCTAGCAAAGTAAAGGAACTAACCGACTCAGGGCCAAGGAATCCCATGGCTAGCAGGACAAGGTCAGCCTCGATGGTCTCCTTAGAGCCCTCAACTTCCTTGAATTGAAACTTTCCACTAGCATCCTTCTCCCAGTGGACACGTACAACTTCAACTCCTTTAACTGCACCATTCTCATCTCCCACAAACCGCTTGGTCAATACCTCATAAGATCTTGGGTCTTTTCCAAACTTGGAAGCAGCTTCCTGATGACCATAGTCTACACGGAATATACGAGGCCACTGcaatcacaaaataaaagggACTAATTACACGAGCATCAACTAGTATAACTACCTCATTTTCTGCCTTCTTCGTATTTACACTAAAAACTGAATATCtcaacatatattataatactttcAAATAGTCATTATCTCATTTGATAATCATGCTTTGGTAtcactcttgtatatgtcccaaaTTGGGTTATGCCtactatcatcaataaaattcttatttattgataaaaaaaaaaattaggtcatTATCTCATTCAAAATTCATTGACGTTGATGTAAACAATATGCAAATAACTGAGATGGTTGAGCAAATATTAATGATGAGGACCATCAACAAAATTCGATTTCTAGAAGCAAAGCAAGAAATAAACATATCACACAGTTAATGGTTGCAATCAGTATTAAtagaaactaaaagaaaaaattatctgcTTTGACACTAGCCATAAACTAAACATTGGGAAAAATTAAGTCAAAACCTGTGGCCAAGGGTTGCCTGGCGCCCTGGtttgtggtggtttggggaGAAGCTCTAAGTTTATGATGCTACTACAGCCATGCCGAATAGATGTCCCTATGCAATCTGTGCCAGTGTCACCTCCACCAATGACCACTACCTTCTTTCCCATGGCAGAAATGTAATTGCCATCCTGTAAATTGCTGTCAAGCAAGCTTTTGGTGTTCGCATGAAGAAACTCCATAGCAAAATGGACTCCTGATAGCTCCAATCCTGGTACGGGAAGGTCCCtgcataaaaaataactagaaaCTCTGAACATGTTCTACAAGTATCAGTTTAGCTAAACAAAACTTAGCGATTATGCACGACAAGAATACAAATCAATAATCTCCATCTTTCCACCTACTATGAATTACCTTGGTTTTGTGGCTCCAACAGCCAAAACAACAGCATCATTTTCCTTTCGAAAACGTTCAAGAGAGTACAATGGATCAGTTCCAACGTTAGCATTAACCAAAAAATTGACACCTTCTTCAGCCATAAGGTTCACTCGCCGTTGAATTATATCCACTTTGTCAGCCTTCATATTCGGAACACCATACATCATAAGCCCGCCAATTCTGTCGGCACGTTCATACACCGTCACTGTGTGACCCATTCTGTTTAGCTGATCTGCAGCAGCTAAGCCAGCTGGTCCACTTCCAACAACAGCCACTCTTTTGCTGCAAAGTCATACAGATTGAATCATTTTCATGTGGTGGAAGTAAGGCACTTATCCATACAGAATCTCTATACAAAAGTTGACTATTCTGACTggcaaatacaacaaaaactatCTGTCAGCATACGATTTAATCAAGGAGACATCATTTCAAAGAGCACCAGTCAAGGAAAAAGAATCTCCTCATTTAACAAGATAGaaaacttgaaagaaaatacCACTTCTTgtcaatagattttgaaaagGCACACCTAGTTCTCTTGAGGGGAGGCCGTGGTACCATCCATCCCTCCTCAAATGCCTTGTCTATAATCGCACACTCAATACTCTTGATAGATACGGGATTCTCAATAATGCCCAGTACACAAGAACCTTCACAAGGTGCTGGACACACTCTGCCAGTAAACTCGGGGAAATTATTTGTCTCAAGGAGCCGGTCTAATGCTTCACGCCACCGATTCTGGTACACCAACTCATTGAACTCAGGTATTTTGTTTCCAAGAGGACATCCGGAATTCTCCTGCAAATGAAAAGGGAGCTTAAAGTGATCAATAAGCATatgtgaaactttttttttcattggcaTCGGGTGTCCGGGAACAGAGTCCCGACAAATCCcgagggtgcacaggccctcggcaaggagtttcccacaagtgtacctcgggtaattcaaggggaaaatcccccaatccaatggcccctagagattatttgcacccaaggggatttgaaccttagacctggggagagcataccccaagcccaaggcctttaccacttgagccaacccctaggggttataTGTGAAACTTTAAATAGATGAACACAAATAGTTGCATATAGTTTCCAAACTGGGAAAATTACCTGATGGCAGAAAGGAGTACCGCAATCCATGCAACGTGCAGACTGAGTTGTGAGAAGTGCGCCAGGTTTTGATTCCTCCATAACTTCCTTCCAGTCATTCATCCGGATCTTGGGATCCCTGTATTGAACGCCCTGACGACCATAAGAAATAAAACCTCCAGGTTTAATAGCATCAGTAACCCATGTAGGCCTCTTCAATGGTTCAACCTCTTCTGCCTTctacataatatatacacaaaaatcGCATCAAACAAATGAATTAAAGATTGAATAAAACAATTTCCAGTAAACAGCAAAGCAGTATCCCAGTGAACTCCAGACCCCACCCCCTACTTCCCACCTCCCCACAAAATAGTAGGACAAAGAAGTATGAAGActtaaaaattcacaaattccaAAAAGGTTCTAGCAGGTTCaagaaatatcattttttttaggtGAACCAGAAAACTAAACCAACCAATAAAAAGTGGCTGAAATGCTGAAGCACAAGAGAAGACTCATTTAAAGTTAGTTCATTTTGCGGACTAAAACTAGTTCATTTTGCGGACTAAAACTATCCACTTATTTAAGGTTAGTTCCTTTTGACCTCATCAaaatcatgaataaaaaaaccaaaccttTATATGTTCTGAATAACATTATTAAATCAACAGTACGAAAGACAATTTATGGTCCAGCTAACCATAAATTTCTTGTGTGCATGttactacataaaaaaaattccttacATCCATGAGAGCAAGGGGAGAAGGGAGCGGGTAAAAATCCTAGTAAAAGTTAATGCTACTTACAATCAAAAGAGCATTACCTGATGAGAATTCCCATTTAAAGATGCAGCTACCTCTGCTTTCATGTTTGCAAGAGCCTGTTTATACTCCCTTGGGAAAACTTTAATGAATTTAGGGAGAAGATTCTCAAAGTTAGCAAGTACTTCTTTCGCTAGCTGGCTGTTTGTGTGACGTTGATGTTGCTGAACCATCATTCTAACAGTCATGATATCCTTCTCTTCAAGTTTATCAAGATCCACAAGCTCGAGATTGCATCGAGAATGGAATTTTCCATCCACATCAAGAACATAAGCAATACCACCACTCATACCAGCAGCAAAGTTCCTGCCAGTTCTTCCAAGCACAACAACGGTACCACCAGTCATATACTCGCATCCATGGTCACCTATACCTTCCACAACTGCCTTGGCCCCTGAATTACGTACACAGAATCTTTCTGCTGCCATCCCATTGAAATATGCCTCTCCACTTGTTGCCCCATAGAGAGCCACGTTACCTATTACAATGTTTTCTTTGGGATCAAACATGCTTTCCTTTGGAGGATAAACTACAATCTTGCCACCCGATAATCCTTTACCAACATAGTCATTGCTGTCACCTTCAAGCTCAAGCGTGATTCCAGGACAGAGGAATGCTCCAAGGCTCTGACCTGCACTTCCAGTGAATTTGAAATGGATAGTATCTGCAGGAAGCCCTGCCATTTGATAGCGTTTAGTCACTTCATGGCTAAGCATTGTTCCAACAGCACGGT from Juglans microcarpa x Juglans regia isolate MS1-56 chromosome 3S, Jm3101_v1.0, whole genome shotgun sequence encodes:
- the LOC121257843 gene encoding succinate dehydrogenase assembly factor 4, mitochondrial, which gives rise to MASKLGRLFSSISTLSAPKLSLSNSKSYPLVSDSASRLICSATQQPQPLNENTNKQQADETTKNHIQKESEDDHQEEEEDEDDDDFVNKATGEVGGPRGPEPTRFGDWERNGRCSDF